Proteins encoded in a region of the Drosophila gunungcola strain Sukarami chromosome 3L unlocalized genomic scaffold, Dgunungcola_SK_2 000005F, whole genome shotgun sequence genome:
- the LOC128259342 gene encoding uncharacterized protein LOC128259342 isoform X2 gives MFFILATCLLALAAGDVSHLPLELLEEHHEHGYGYDYPKPEVPFVIAPTTEPPPPPPTYLPPKPVPTYLPPPPPTTTTTTTTTTTTTTPAPTPAPTYLPPPPPTTTTTPAPTPAPTYLPPPPPPPPRTTTTTTTTTPAPTPVPTYLPPPPPQPEPGYHYDAPAQEFIF, from the exons ATG TTCTTCATTTTGGCCACCTGCCTGCTGGCTTTAGCAGCTGGAGATGTGTCCCATTTGCCATTGGAACTTTTGGAGGAGCATCATGAGCATGGCTATGGCTATGATTATCCCAAGCCGGAGGTGCCATTTGTGATTGCACCCACGACTGagccaccaccgccgccaccgACTTATTTGCCACCCAAACCGGTGCCTACTTACCTACCTCCCCCACCACCAACTACCACTACCACAACTACTACTACCACTACTACAACCACTCCTGCTCCCACTCCTGCTCCTACTTACCTTCCTcccccaccacccaccaccacaACCACCCCCGCTCCCACTCCTGCTCCCACCTACCtgcctcctcctccaccaccTCCACCACGCACCACTACAACCACCACAACAACCACTCCTGCACCCACGCCGGTACCCACCTACCTGCCACCCCCGCCACCTCAACCAGAGCCAGGCTACCACTACGATGCACCTGCCCAAGAGTTCATCTTCTag
- the LOC128259342 gene encoding uncharacterized protein LOC128259342 isoform X1 codes for MKFFILATCLLALAAGDVSHLPLELLEEHHEHGYGYDYPKPEVPFVIAPTTEPPPPPPTYLPPKPVPTYLPPPPPTTTTTTTTTTTTTTPAPTPAPTYLPPPPPTTTTTPAPTPAPTYLPPPPPPPPRTTTTTTTTTPAPTPVPTYLPPPPPQPEPGYHYDAPAQEFIF; via the exons ATG AAGTTCTTCATTTTGGCCACCTGCCTGCTGGCTTTAGCAGCTGGAGATGTGTCCCATTTGCCATTGGAACTTTTGGAGGAGCATCATGAGCATGGCTATGGCTATGATTATCCCAAGCCGGAGGTGCCATTTGTGATTGCACCCACGACTGagccaccaccgccgccaccgACTTATTTGCCACCCAAACCGGTGCCTACTTACCTACCTCCCCCACCACCAACTACCACTACCACAACTACTACTACCACTACTACAACCACTCCTGCTCCCACTCCTGCTCCTACTTACCTTCCTcccccaccacccaccaccacaACCACCCCCGCTCCCACTCCTGCTCCCACCTACCtgcctcctcctccaccaccTCCACCACGCACCACTACAACCACCACAACAACCACTCCTGCACCCACGCCGGTACCCACCTACCTGCCACCCCCGCCACCTCAACCAGAGCCAGGCTACCACTACGATGCACCTGCCCAAGAGTTCATCTTCTag